The Tursiops truncatus isolate mTurTru1 chromosome 20, mTurTru1.mat.Y, whole genome shotgun sequence DNA window CCTCATCATCACTCTCCCTCACTCACAATGTGCCAACCATACTTGCTTCTTTCTGCTCCTATAATATCCTAAGGTTATTCTcaactcagggcctttgcacttgcaagtccctctacctggaatgctgtGCCCGCAGATCTTCCTTTGGCTAATAGCTTAAGTGTCACTGTTGTTGCGTATCTTTTCCTGACCGTCCTACCTAATGCTATGGCCCCCTCCAATCACCTCCTGTCTCACTACCCTTTCCTTCATAGCATTTGTCACTGTTTTAAGTAGTctttgaggggacttccctggctatccagtggctgagactccacacttccactgcagggggcctgggttccatccctggtcagggaactaagatcccgcatgccacctggtgtggccaaaaaaattagaaaaaaaaaaaagaaaaaaagtctttgatTCCTTTAGTGTCTGATCGCTGGCTCTGATGTAAGCTCCTTTAGTTTGTCTTTGATCACTGTTGGATCCCCAGGGTCTAGAGCTGTACCTGGCCCATGCtcaatgcttaataaatgtttcttgacatcctttcccttccttcctccttctaccCCCTCTTCCCACTCACCTGGGGACTCTGCAGGAGGAGCTGGCTCTCTCCCACCCTCAATGCCAGGGTGTGGGGGCCCATTAGTTGGCAGGCGGCCACACGGCCATAGCTGACACTGTGAACGGGCTGTGTCTCACCCGGTCGGGAGAGGGACATGGCCTTGGCTCCCAGGCCCAGGCATAGCTTCTGTGGAGCGCCCCCACCAGGCTCCTGCGGACAGACAGGCAGAGTCAGGGTGGAAGGAGGGGACCCTGCAGCATTATTTTTGGTGTGGGGAGATGGCTGTGAGCAAGAAGTTTCCTGGTCCCCCCCCCATAATCCACAGCTCCACAGAGGTGAGGGCCCCAGGGCCAGTGACTCCTGGGGTTTGAGAATGGGCAGCTGTGCTGGGTGTAGGGAGTGAAGTGACCCACAATGGGGGCCTATGGCTCTGGGGCAAAGGTGTGGGGCTCGGGCCGCCAGAgtccccctctcccttctccccctcacCGTGCTCAGCTCCAGAACGTCATACCGAGCAGCGCCGAACCCTGGACACTGCGCCGCCAGAGCCAGGTAGGCAGCCATGGCCTCAGCTCGGCCCATGCCCCGTAGCCGCTTCCAGCCTCCCAGCACAGCAGCCGCTGTGCCGGCGCCACCTCCTCCCTCGCGGGCCACGCTTCCCGCCGTGCGGCCGGCCCCGCCGCGCCGGGCCCGCTCCGCCCGCCTCTTGGCCAGGGCCGGACTCCAGATTGCCCCGGCCAGCAGGGCGGCGGAGCGGGGAGGCCTGGGCACCGGGCGGAGAGGGTCTTCACGCGGCGGGGCCGAGGTGGGCAGCAAGCGGTCCAGGCGCGGCAGAGGCGCCCGCGGGGAGAAGTCTCGGTGCAGGCTCCGCAGGCGCAGCGCCGCCTGGGCGCGCAGCGTGTCGTCGGGCGGGGACGGACGGCCGCGCAGCAGCAGAGCTTGAGCCTACGGGGAGGCAGGGGTCATCAGCGCGGGAGCGGCGGGGTACCGTCTCGAAGACACCTAGGGGTGTGGAACCTGAGGTCTGGGTTCGAGCACCGCCTCCCCCGGGGTTGCCATAACGACGAAATGCGATGGCCCAGAAACGGAGGGGTTCAGGCTCGCGGGTCTTCGCTGGGCGTGAATGCCAGAGATCCTCACCTGCTCAAAGAGGAAGGGCAGTTCGTGACCGTCTGAGGACAGTCCCTCAGGGTGCAGAGGTCCGTGAAGACGCAGACACAGTCTCCATCCGGAGTCCGGCGGGTCCTCCAGCCCGGCTTCCTCCACCGCCAAGCTGCAGAATAAAGAACGCCGCGATGTGTCCGGGAAGCAGGGGCCCCCAAGGCGCGGGCCCAGGGGAAAAAGGCGGGGCCAGATGTTTGGGGCGGGGCCCGGGCGGAATGGACTGAGGAGGCAAGCCTTGAAGCCAGACTGCAAACCGCCGGCGGACAAGAATCCGTCTGTGAACCAGTGAAATTGACTGTGCCGGGCAAGTGGCAGGCGCTCGGTAAACGTTTGCTTAGGGATTGACCGAAGCCGAGAGGCGAATAGGCTAAcggagagcagggctggggctggacaTTTACTTCTCAAACCTGGTGAGCACGTCGGCCACGAGAGTCCCCCCGGCCAGGGCTCGCTCCTGGGGCCCTCGCTGCTCGTACAGCGCGAATGCATTGCGGCTCCGGGTCAAGCCCAGCCGCCCCACCAGCTCTCGAGCAACCTGGAGGAGTGAGAACATAAGAGGAAAGTCAGACCCAGACCGCGCAAGGGTCTTGCCAGTACTTCTGGAGGGGTCCAACTGGAGGGGTCTTTCAGGTCTCTTAGTCCCGCCACACACAGCCGTTACCCAACTGATGACTCTCAGACTCGGGCAAACCCTAAGGCCCAGGCACCAGCAGAGCCAGGCATGGGAAGCTGGGAGGAAGGCTGAGGTTTCAGGGGTTTTCTCTGTGGTCTTACCTCTCCCGCCGTGGTGTGGGAGTCTATGGCCACAGGGCAGGCACCACCCCCCGGACAGTGCACGGTGCACAACAATTCCTGCCGTCGGCTCAGCGCGGAAATCTCTGCCAGCGAGGGCACCAGCTCCCGGCCGCGCGTCCGGCCCAGCGCTTTTCGTATGAAGCGCGCATATTCCGCCAGTTCCGAGTCCGGAAGCGCCTGCTCAGTCCTGGGTTAGGGAGAACTGGAGAGTCAGTGCTCCAAGGGCTTTCCTTCACCTCCACCCTATTGCCTTCTTACTTTATAGTTTATTTCGCCTCGCCGATTCCCTCCCCTCCAACTctaagttccttgaaggcagcGTGGCCAGCTCTTCTGAATCTACCCTGATGCTCTGTATGGAGCAGAATTACTTTCTAAGGCCCCTGGCAGCTTTCTCCTTACTGCCTCCTCCCACTTCCCAAAGTTTCCATGATCCTCCTTTGGGTTGAAATCCAAACTCCAGCCGCATTCCTCTTTCCAACCTAAAAGCCCTGGCGCTGGACTGCATCAGCTCCGAGAAAAACAGCCTTTTAATAATTCTGCTGCCCAAAGCGGGAGGCTTTTTGTAATTCCTCTGCCCGCAAGTGGTGTATGATCTTGTAATTCCCACAAAGGCACTATGCATGTTAGCAGAGCCCTGACCTTGGGGCAAGTCCCTTCCCTTGTCTGGGTCCAAGTTCTCCATCTGCCAAACTCTTTGGAAAGACCTGCCATTCTTTTCCAGCCCCTTAGCTCCCTTGCCTTGGCCTTAGCCCCACGCCTCCCCTCTCACCTCTCCAGATGCCCCAGGAGGTGCCCCCGTACAGGCCCACCAGGCCGGAAGGTACAGCTCATGCAAGTGAGGAGCTGCCAGTACCGCAGGGCCGCGGGGTCTTGGGTGGCTGGAGGCCCGGGGGGGCCTGCGGGGCCCGAGGTCTGCTTAGCCAGCTGCAGGAAGAGCTCATCTCGGAGCGCAGGCAGGTCCCGGCAGGTCTGGAGCACACCCTGCATCAGGGGCCCGGGGCGCCGCGCCCCCTCCAGGGCCTGCAGCGCCAGGAACAGCCGCACCGCCTCCTCGCGCAAGGGAGCGTAGCCCGGACCTGCGGGGACGGCGGGGGCGGAGGGACGGTTTGGAGAGGGGACAcagagctgggccctgggaggaAGGTGTGAACCAGGGGAAGGTCAGAGGGAGTGTAAGGGGACAGGGGTGGCAAGGAGGGGAGAGTGCGAAGGACAGGAAGAGTGAAGGGAAAGCAATCGTCCCCACAGAGCCAAATTCAACCCCTGCCTCCCGGGAATCTCCCCCTCCAGATCCCCTAAGGCTGCACTTTGAGTTAGTAGCTTGGATGGATGGACTATAAGGACACAGGGTCAACCTTCAGATTCTGTAATTGTACCGACAGCTATCACCATGGGCCAGAAAACAGGTTGGACCGCGAGTCAGAAAACCAGGGTTCTTCTCCCAGCTCCCCTTAATCCTCTAGCTTGAGGACCTGGGCCTGTCACTATTCCCTTTTGGGGAGAAGTATAACTAAATGAGGTCAGCACATTCTCCCAAGGTGGTGGCTTTTCCACCACTTGTAAAGGCAGTATGCCATGGTGTTGAGAGtataatgaaagaacaaaatagagagtGTAAAAAACTCATGAAGGAACATCAATAGTCAGAATGAGATCCAGAGAAGGTGGTCAAAGGGAGCCTTTACTTTCTGTGCTGGCTTTCCTCCCCCTCTACCTTGGGTACCAGTCTGCTCAGCTTCTGGTTTCATCTTCATCCTTTGAAAAATGAGGGGCTGGGTAGGCCCCCTGAGGACTCCTAGATCCCTATCAGGTGAGGCATTCAGATTCCCCATCCAAGGGACTTGGGCCATGGCAACACTCACCTGGGGCACTGACTCCGTAGGGCAGGGGCAGGAGTGGGGCATACAGGGCCCCACTAGTGTGCCTCAGAATTGGGTTCCGTCTGTAAATAAGGGCCACAGCTTCCGGGTCCCCATAACTCTCCTAGAGGCCATGGAAATGATCAAAGTGATGGAGAAGGGGGCTCACCATGAACCCAGAAAGTTGATGGGTCCACCACCCTCCTCTTTGTCCATGGAGTTCCCTCCCTCGCACCTGAATGTCCCTGAGCAGCAGCTGGGTGGGGGTCTCCAGCGGCGCCATAGAGGCTATCACTTCGCGCAGCGCCACCCCCCAGCGCTCTGCCTCAGCCTGGCGGGGCGAGCAGAGCCGGACGCTATGCTTCCGGCCAGACACGGTCACTGACCACAGACCTGGGGGAAAGAGAGGCCGCGGAGGTCAATCAGGGCTGGCTGGGGCAGCTACCTAGGGAGGTAGGAGAATCCCCATGAGGTCTCACCGGTCTCCTTGGGCCTGCGCTCAGGGCCGGTCACCGAGCACAGGCTGGTGAGCACGAGGCTCCCGAGGCGCCGCGCCCCCTTCCCGCTGCTGCTGAACTGGTCCAAGGAGTCCCGGGTGAGCACGAACCAGGCTCGGCGCGGGGGCAACCAGGGCCGCGCCCCTCCTCCGCGGGGCTCGCGGTACAGCCAACCTGcggggagaaagagggaaaggggatCGGCAGGAGAAGACATTATCCCGTGGAGGATTGGGATTGGGGCCTCTAGAGCGCATGAGGTGGATCCCCACCTTTCACGACGACGTCTGGGTCGTCTTCTGACGGCCCCTTCTCCGGGATGAGGCTCCGTGTCTCCTCC harbors:
- the PLEKHH3 gene encoding pleckstrin homology domain-containing family H member 3 isoform X3, which encodes MGPLDVTLTQPGRSGPVSDRLQSWEETRSLIPEKGPSEDDPDVVVKGWLYREPRGGGARPWLPPRRAWFVLTRDSLDQFSSSGKGARRLGSLVLTSLCSVTGPERRPKETGLWSVTVSGRKHSVRLCSPRQAEAERWGVALREVIASMAPLETPTQLLLRDIQESYGDPEAVALIYRRNPILRHTSGALYAPLLPLPYGVSAPGPGYAPLREEAVRLFLALQALEGARRPGPLMQGVLQTCRDLPALRDELFLQLAKQTSGPAGPPGPPATQDPAALRYWQLLTCMSCTFRPGGPVRGHLLGHLERTEQALPDSELAEYARFIRKALGRTRGRELVPSLAEISALSRRQELLCTVHCPGGGACPVAIDSHTTAGEVARELVGRLGLTRSRNAFALYEQRGPQERALAGGTLVADVLTRFENLAVEEAGLEDPPDSGWRLCLRLHGPLHPEGLSSDGHELPFLFEQAQALLLRGRPSPPDDTLRAQAALRLRSLHRDFSPRAPLPRLDRLLPTSAPPREDPLRPVPRPPRSAALLAGAIWSPALAKRRAERARRGGAGRTAGSVAREGGGGAGTAAAVLGGWKRLRGMGRAEAMAAYLALAAQCPGFGAARYDVLELSTEPGGGAPQKLCLGLGAKAMSLSRPGETQPVHSVSYGRVAACQLMGPHTLALRVGESQLLLQSPQVEEIMQLVNAYLANPSPARPSSSPPPCQDLPDTSPPSQHPGLDEPQGQSGCLGQLQD
- the PLEKHH3 gene encoding pleckstrin homology domain-containing family H member 3 isoform X2, giving the protein MPLPGGLWWLLCCRRGFTLLHRDYGDGELSGDGDEDEDEETFELRTPSPAGGGRGPLDVTLTQPGRSGPVSDRLQSWEETRSLIPEKGPSEDDPDVVVKGWLYREPRGGGARPWLPPRRAWFVLTRDSLDQFSSSGKGARRLGSLVLTSLCSVTGPERRPKETGLWSVTVSGRKHSVRLCSPRQAEAERWGVALREVIASMAPLETPTQLLLRDIQESYGDPEAVALIYRRNPILRHTSGALYAPLLPLPYGVSAPGPGYAPLREEAVRLFLALQALEGARRPGPLMQGVLQTCRDLPALRDELFLQLAKQTSGPAGPPGPPATQDPAALRYWQLLTCMSCTFRPGGPVRGHLLGHLERTEQALPDSELAEYARFIRKALGRTRGRELVPSLAEISALSRRQELLCTVHCPGGGACPVAIDSHTTAGEVARELVGRLGLTRSRNAFALYEQRGPQERALAGGTLVADVLTSLAVEEAGLEDPPDSGWRLCLRLHGPLHPEGLSSDGHELPFLFEQAQALLLRGRPSPPDDTLRAQAALRLRSLHRDFSPRAPLPRLDRLLPTSAPPREDPLRPVPRPPRSAALLAGAIWSPALAKRRAERARRGGAGRTAGSVAREGGGGAGTAAAVLGGWKRLRGMGRAEAMAAYLALAAQCPGFGAARYDVLELSTEPGGGAPQKLCLGLGAKAMSLSRPGETQPVHSVSYGRVAACQLMGPHTLALRVGESQLLLQSPQVEEIMQLVNAYLANPSPARPSSSPPPCQDLPDTSPPSQHPGLDEPQGQSGCLGQLQD
- the PLEKHH3 gene encoding pleckstrin homology domain-containing family H member 3 isoform X4 — its product is MSSPADPLSLFLPAGWLYREPRGGGARPWLPPRRAWFVLTRDSLDQFSSSGKGARRLGSLVLTSLCSVTGPERRPKETGLWSVTVSGRKHSVRLCSPRQAEAERWGVALREVIASMAPLETPTQLLLRDIQESYGDPEAVALIYRRNPILRHTSGALYAPLLPLPYGVSAPGPGYAPLREEAVRLFLALQALEGARRPGPLMQGVLQTCRDLPALRDELFLQLAKQTSGPAGPPGPPATQDPAALRYWQLLTCMSCTFRPGGPVRGHLLGHLERTEQALPDSELAEYARFIRKALGRTRGRELVPSLAEISALSRRQELLCTVHCPGGGACPVAIDSHTTAGEVARELVGRLGLTRSRNAFALYEQRGPQERALAGGTLVADVLTRFENLAVEEAGLEDPPDSGWRLCLRLHGPLHPEGLSSDGHELPFLFEQAQALLLRGRPSPPDDTLRAQAALRLRSLHRDFSPRAPLPRLDRLLPTSAPPREDPLRPVPRPPRSAALLAGAIWSPALAKRRAERARRGGAGRTAGSVAREGGGGAGTAAAVLGGWKRLRGMGRAEAMAAYLALAAQCPGFGAARYDVLELSTEPGGGAPQKLCLGLGAKAMSLSRPGETQPVHSVSYGRVAACQLMGPHTLALRVGESQLLLQSPQVEEIMQLVNAYLANPSPARPSSSPPPCQDLPDTSPPSQHPGLDEPQGQSGCLGQLQD
- the PLEKHH3 gene encoding pleckstrin homology domain-containing family H member 3 isoform X1; amino-acid sequence: MPLPGGLWWLLCCRRGFTLLHRDYGDGELSGDGDEDEDEETFELRTPSPAGGGRGPLDVTLTQPGRSGPVSDRLQSWEETRSLIPEKGPSEDDPDVVVKGWLYREPRGGGARPWLPPRRAWFVLTRDSLDQFSSSGKGARRLGSLVLTSLCSVTGPERRPKETGLWSVTVSGRKHSVRLCSPRQAEAERWGVALREVIASMAPLETPTQLLLRDIQESYGDPEAVALIYRRNPILRHTSGALYAPLLPLPYGVSAPGPGYAPLREEAVRLFLALQALEGARRPGPLMQGVLQTCRDLPALRDELFLQLAKQTSGPAGPPGPPATQDPAALRYWQLLTCMSCTFRPGGPVRGHLLGHLERTEQALPDSELAEYARFIRKALGRTRGRELVPSLAEISALSRRQELLCTVHCPGGGACPVAIDSHTTAGEVARELVGRLGLTRSRNAFALYEQRGPQERALAGGTLVADVLTRFENLAVEEAGLEDPPDSGWRLCLRLHGPLHPEGLSSDGHELPFLFEQAQALLLRGRPSPPDDTLRAQAALRLRSLHRDFSPRAPLPRLDRLLPTSAPPREDPLRPVPRPPRSAALLAGAIWSPALAKRRAERARRGGAGRTAGSVAREGGGGAGTAAAVLGGWKRLRGMGRAEAMAAYLALAAQCPGFGAARYDVLELSTEPGGGAPQKLCLGLGAKAMSLSRPGETQPVHSVSYGRVAACQLMGPHTLALRVGESQLLLQSPQVEEIMQLVNAYLANPSPARPSSSPPPCQDLPDTSPPSQHPGLDEPQGQSGCLGQLQD